From Arcobacter arenosus, one genomic window encodes:
- a CDS encoding IclR family transcriptional regulator domain-containing protein, translated as MPRKKNKLMTSKVENEIDNKEIVTAFIKGLSVIKAFDHENTNMTLSDVAKKVDITRASARRLLLTLESLGYVSHTDNFFSLTPKVIELGYSYFASLPWTDIAYKNIKRVVDECTLSCSISILDGQNVICIMRVPATRILNEGIHVGSRLPAAYTATGRLFMSHMEEKELYNYLLKLPYKEYTSKSIKDPDSLYKKLLAEKNQGYQIVEEEIEDGLLSIAAPIYNRENKMIGAMNIGSHLSYKNTETLKKKVLPLLIEAAKETSEAIKLLQHY; from the coding sequence TTGCCAAGGAAAAAAAATAAACTTATGACTTCAAAAGTAGAAAATGAAATTGACAATAAAGAGATAGTTACAGCTTTTATTAAAGGTCTTAGTGTGATAAAAGCTTTTGATCACGAAAATACAAATATGACCCTTTCTGATGTTGCAAAGAAAGTTGATATTACAAGAGCAAGTGCGAGAAGACTTCTATTAACTTTAGAATCTTTAGGTTATGTTTCTCACACTGATAACTTTTTTTCTTTAACTCCAAAAGTAATAGAGTTGGGATATAGTTATTTTGCTTCTTTACCATGGACAGATATTGCATATAAAAATATTAAAAGAGTAGTTGATGAGTGTACCTTATCATGTTCTATTTCTATTTTAGATGGACAAAATGTTATTTGTATTATGAGAGTACCTGCTACAAGAATCTTAAATGAGGGTATTCATGTTGGTTCTAGACTTCCAGCAGCATATACAGCAACGGGAAGATTATTTATGTCTCATATGGAAGAAAAAGAACTTTATAATTATCTATTAAAATTACCTTACAAAGAATATACATCAAAGAGTATTAAAGACCCTGATTCTTTATATAAAAAATTATTAGCTGAAAAAAATCAAGGTTATCAAATTGTTGAAGAAGAGATTGAAGATGGTCTTCTTTCTATTGCTGCACCAATTTACAATAGAGAAAATAAGATGATTGGGGCGATGAATATAGGTTCCCATCTAAGTTACAAAAATACAGAAACATTAAAGAAAAAGGTATTGCCTCTTTTAATTGAAGCTGCAAAAGAAACATCTGAAGCTATTAAATTACTTCAACACTATTAA
- a CDS encoding aldo/keto reductase, with product MEYRYIGTSGLRVTPICLGTMTFGRMATKEEAFKIMDKAYDAGINFFDNAEMYPVPPRADLVGLSEEIMGEWMKSKPRESLIVATKVAGAANGRFAAPVRHGLTAIDRFHIERGIEGTLKRLKTDYIDLYQVHWPDTVVPLEESMEAMDRLVKAGKVRYIGTSNDSAYGLTKANEISKYNKLARFQSIQNNFSLNEPRFFDELAHVCRKEKISLLPYSPLAGGVLTGKYQDGTLPKGSRFNEYKSLNIPRLDAMRNRFINEKTLSTTEKYMQIAKEHDINITTLAAAWSKQWDFVASTIIGVRTAEQLDDILPALELTLSDEIMDACKKVQQEILYPMG from the coding sequence ATGGAATATAGATATATAGGAACAAGTGGACTTAGAGTTACTCCAATTTGTTTAGGAACAATGACCTTTGGAAGAATGGCAACAAAAGAAGAAGCTTTTAAAATCATGGATAAAGCATATGACGCAGGTATTAACTTCTTTGATAATGCAGAGATGTATCCTGTACCTCCAAGGGCTGATTTAGTTGGTTTATCAGAGGAGATTATGGGTGAATGGATGAAAAGTAAACCCAGAGAATCTTTAATTGTAGCAACTAAGGTTGCAGGTGCAGCAAATGGAAGATTTGCAGCTCCTGTTAGGCATGGATTAACTGCTATTGATAGATTTCATATTGAAAGAGGAATTGAGGGAACTTTAAAAAGACTAAAAACTGATTATATTGACCTTTATCAAGTTCACTGGCCAGATACAGTTGTACCATTAGAAGAATCAATGGAAGCCATGGATAGATTAGTTAAAGCTGGAAAAGTTAGATATATAGGAACAAGTAATGACTCAGCATATGGGCTAACAAAAGCAAATGAGATTTCAAAATACAATAAACTAGCTAGATTTCAATCTATTCAAAATAACTTCTCATTAAATGAGCCTAGATTTTTTGATGAATTAGCACATGTTTGTAGAAAAGAAAAAATTTCACTTTTACCATATTCACCACTTGCAGGAGGAGTTTTAACGGGGAAATATCAAGATGGAACTTTACCTAAAGGTTCTAGATTTAATGAATACAAATCTTTAAATATTCCAAGATTAGACGCTATGAGAAATAGATTTATAAATGAAAAAACTCTAAGTACAACTGAAAAATATATGCAAATTGCAAAAGAACACGATATAAATATTACAACTTTAGCTGCGGCTTGGAGTAAACAATGGGATTTTGTAGCTAGTACAATTATTGGGGTTAGAACTGCCGAACAATTAGATGATATTTTACCAGCATTAGAACTTACATTAAGTGATGAGATAATGGACGCTTGTAAAAAAGTACAACAAGAGATTTTATACCCTATGGGATAA